A region of the Brachybacterium sacelli genome:
CGCCGCACGCCGTCCTGACGTCATCCAAAGTCCATTCCCGAGCGTGTCGCGGGAGATCCCGCGCGCCCGTTCTCGACGGTGTCGTGATGTGCCGTCCGGTGCCGGCGGGTGACTATTGTGGTCACCGCTCACCATACCGTCGACCCGGTCGGCCCCGCCGCGGACCGACCGGTGCCGAGAGGAAGAGATCCGTCCATGAAGATCCTGTCCGTCGTGGGCGCCCGCCCGCAGTTCGTCAAGCTCGCCGCGATCGCCGATGCGGCCGCGCAGCGCGACGACGTCGAGCACGTGATCGTCCACACCGGACAGCACTACGACGCCGCGATGAGCGACGTCTTCTTCGCCGATCTGCGCATCCCCGCCCCGGACGTGAACCTCGCCGTCGGCTCCGGCACCCACGGCCGCCAGACCGGGGCGATGCTCACCGGGATGGACGAGGTGCTCGCGGAGCACCGGCCGGACTGGACCCTGGTCTACGGCGACACCAACTCCACCCTCGCCGGCACCCTCTCCGCGGTGAAGATGCACCTGCGGGTCGCCCATCTCGAGGCGGGGCTGCGCTCCTTCAACCGCCGCATGCCCGAGGAGCACAACCGAGTGCTCACCGATCACGCCGCCGACCTCCTGCTGGCTCCCACCGAGGTGGCACGAGGCCACCTCGCCGCCGAGGGCCTGGCGGAACGGACCCTGGTCACCGGTGACGTCATGACCGACGTCTGCCTGCGCGTGGCCGAGTCCGTGCGGGGCACCGAGCCGGCGCTGCCGGAGGGCATCGACCACTCGGCGCCCTTCGCGGTCGCGACCATCCACCGCGCCGACAACACCGACGACCCCGACCGTCTGCGGGCGATCGTCACGGCTCTGCAGGGCCTGGACGTGCCGCTGGCGCTGTTCGCCCACCCCCGCCTGGTCGCCGCCGCGGAGGCGGCGGGCATCGAGCTGGCCGGCGGCGCCGTCCACGTCGGCGAGCCCGTCGCCTATCCCGACCTGGTCGGCGCCGTGCAGCGCGCGAGCGCCGTGGTTACCGACTCCGGGGGACTGCAGAAGGAGGCCTACCTGCTGGGCACGCCCTGCTCCACGATCCGCACCGAGACCGAATGGGTCGAGACCCTCGAGGACGACTGGAACCGCCTGGTGAGCGACCCGCAGGAGCTGGGCGTCGCCGTGAGCAGGCCGCAGCCGACGGCCGAGCGAGCACCGCACTACGGTGACGGCCGCGCAGCCGCCCGCAGCGTCGACGCCCTGCGCGAGCGCGCCTGATGCCCCGCTCGCGCACCGCCCGTCGCCGTCCCGGACGGCCGCCGCACGTCGTCGTCGCCACCCGCCTGTACACCCCGGAGCCGGTCGCGGCCGCGTTCCGCCAGGAGGCCCTGGTCATCGCACTCGAACGGGCGGGGGCCGAGGTCACTGTCCTGACCACCGCCGCCCCCGGCGCCGGAACGGTCCGCTCTCGATCGCGGAAGGTCTCCCGCTGGCCGGTCAAGCGCGACCACCAGGGGCAGGTGCGCGGGTACCTCTCCTACCTGAGCTTCGACCTCCCGCTCGCGCTGCGGCTGCTGCTCCAGCGCCCCATGGACGCCCTCGTGCTCGAGCCGCCGCCGACCACGGGACTGGTCGGCATGGTCGCCGCCGCCATCCGGCGGGTGCCGTACACCTTCTACGCCGCCGACGTCTGGTCCGACGCGACCGACAGCGTCGACGGCGTGCCCACTCTGGTGCGCTCGGCGGTGCGCCGGGCGGAGACCATCGTGTGGAAGCGCGCCGCCCACGTGCTGACCATCTCGCCGGGGGTCCAGCACCGTCTCGAGGAACTCGTGGGACCACGACCGACCCTGACCATGGTCGGCAACGGCATCGACACCGGGACCTTCACCCCCGCGGGCGAGGACGGCGGGGAGGCGGGACCCTACTTCGTCTACGCCGGCACCGTCTCCGAGTGGCAGGGCGCCGAGGTCTTCGTCGACGCCTTCGCCCGGGTCCGGGCCGCCCACCCCGAGGCGCGCCTGCTGTTTTTCTCCGAGGGGTCGGGCCGCGACGAGCTCGAGGCGCGCGTGCGCGAGCACGGTCTCGAGGGCATCGAGTTCCGGGACAAGATCCCGCCGGCGCAGGTCGCCGCGCACCTGCGCGGCGCCGTGGCGGGCCTGTCCTCGATCACCCCCGGGCAGGGCTACGAGTTCGCCCTGCCCACGAAGATCTACGCCGCCACCGCGACCGGCACCCCCGTGATCCATGCGGGGGCGGGCGCCGCCCATGACCGCATCCGCGACAACCACCTGGGGTGGGCATGCGACCACGAGGTCGGGGAGGTGGCCGGGGCCATGGACTGTGCCCTGCGCGGCGAGGACCGGCCCTCGCGGGAGCACCTGCGCTCCTGGACGCTGGAGAACGCCTCCTTGGCCGGCTGTGCGGCGCAGGCGGCCGCGCAGGTGATGGGGGACCTGCACCGCTGAGGTCGACGCGCTGGGCCGCTCACAGGATCGCGCGCAGCCCGGGGAGCTTCTTGCCGAGGAGGGTGACGGCGAAGGCCGCGAGCGCGACCAGCGCGATCAACCCGCACACGGAGAGGACGGAATCCTCGCGCCACCCCAGCTCGCGCAGGGCCACGAGGATCGCGAAGTGCACCAGGAACACGCCGAAGGTGGCGTCGCCGGCGGTGCGCAGCAGCCGCTCCGCTCGCGGGCGGGCGGTCCAGTCGCGCCCCAGTCCCATCAGCGCGATCACCAGTGCCAGGGACAGCAGCATCACCGTCGGCGCCACGTAGGTGGGCAGCAGGACCTGGCCGGGCGGGGTGTCCGTGGTCCGGGACAGGTACGCCCACACGGTCGCCACCGCCGCCGCCGGCGCCGTCACCAGCAGCAGCGCCAGCGCCCCTCGCCGGCCCACCGGAGCCGTCCACGCCGCGCGTCCCAGCACGTAGTAGCCGATGAACGGCAGGAAATAGGTCAGGATCCCCATCTCCAGCGGCACCAGCGGCTCCCGGAGGAGCCC
Encoded here:
- the wecB gene encoding non-hydrolyzing UDP-N-acetylglucosamine 2-epimerase gives rise to the protein MKILSVVGARPQFVKLAAIADAAAQRDDVEHVIVHTGQHYDAAMSDVFFADLRIPAPDVNLAVGSGTHGRQTGAMLTGMDEVLAEHRPDWTLVYGDTNSTLAGTLSAVKMHLRVAHLEAGLRSFNRRMPEEHNRVLTDHAADLLLAPTEVARGHLAAEGLAERTLVTGDVMTDVCLRVAESVRGTEPALPEGIDHSAPFAVATIHRADNTDDPDRLRAIVTALQGLDVPLALFAHPRLVAAAEAAGIELAGGAVHVGEPVAYPDLVGAVQRASAVVTDSGGLQKEAYLLGTPCSTIRTETEWVETLEDDWNRLVSDPQELGVAVSRPQPTAERAPHYGDGRAAARSVDALRERA
- a CDS encoding glycosyltransferase, with the translated sequence MPRSRTARRRPGRPPHVVVATRLYTPEPVAAAFRQEALVIALERAGAEVTVLTTAAPGAGTVRSRSRKVSRWPVKRDHQGQVRGYLSYLSFDLPLALRLLLQRPMDALVLEPPPTTGLVGMVAAAIRRVPYTFYAADVWSDATDSVDGVPTLVRSAVRRAETIVWKRAAHVLTISPGVQHRLEELVGPRPTLTMVGNGIDTGTFTPAGEDGGEAGPYFVYAGTVSEWQGAEVFVDAFARVRAAHPEARLLFFSEGSGRDELEARVREHGLEGIEFRDKIPPAQVAAHLRGAVAGLSSITPGQGYEFALPTKIYAATATGTPVIHAGAGAAHDRIRDNHLGWACDHEVGEVAGAMDCALRGEDRPSREHLRSWTLENASLAGCAAQAAAQVMGDLHR